A region from the Sandaracinus amylolyticus genome encodes:
- a CDS encoding tetratricopeptide repeat protein: MVRLARTCSLALVLASSLAACGPRGGYPIERTIGGERRLGVFVGPHSYEHFVRGELAREAGDLRAAADHYELARAGAIDDPLVIARLADVRDQLGDRDAAERALDEGDRLDPRSEAIAMARGAIAERHGELAEAVDAYARAVESGEGSEEPVIALSRVLRESGAGERADAVLERYLAEHEGGVGAARARLSLAMARGDAATAGLAALELARRSPQHRDEVSRAAEQALEAGHPILAYRLLALMPEGSVSRALRLRVLIAADARAEIEALLASWTPERPDEMLEVARAWLVLGEPENAAELAETALASGSGADARVVLARARLAQGRLGDAATIAAAVPAGASAYEEARAIVADAITQGGLPALADELREGR; the protein is encoded by the coding sequence GTGGTCCGTCTCGCCCGAACGTGCTCTCTCGCGCTGGTGCTCGCGTCGTCGCTCGCGGCGTGCGGCCCGCGCGGCGGCTATCCGATCGAGCGCACGATCGGCGGCGAGCGCAGGCTCGGCGTGTTCGTCGGGCCGCACTCGTACGAGCACTTCGTCCGCGGCGAGCTCGCGCGCGAGGCCGGCGACCTGCGGGCGGCCGCCGATCACTACGAGCTCGCGCGCGCCGGCGCGATCGACGACCCGCTGGTGATCGCGCGCCTCGCCGACGTGCGCGATCAGCTCGGTGACCGCGATGCGGCCGAGCGCGCGCTCGACGAGGGCGATCGCCTCGACCCGCGCTCCGAGGCGATCGCCATGGCCCGCGGCGCGATCGCGGAGCGCCACGGCGAGCTCGCGGAAGCGGTCGACGCGTACGCGCGCGCGGTCGAGAGCGGCGAGGGCAGCGAGGAGCCGGTGATCGCGCTCTCGCGCGTGCTGCGCGAGAGCGGCGCGGGCGAGCGCGCCGACGCCGTGCTCGAGCGCTACCTCGCGGAGCACGAAGGCGGCGTCGGGGCCGCGCGCGCGCGCTTGTCGCTCGCGATGGCGCGCGGCGACGCGGCGACCGCGGGGCTCGCCGCGCTCGAGCTCGCGCGTCGCTCGCCGCAGCATCGCGACGAGGTCTCGCGCGCGGCGGAGCAAGCGCTCGAGGCGGGGCATCCGATCCTCGCGTACCGCCTGCTCGCGCTGATGCCCGAGGGCTCGGTGAGCCGCGCGCTGCGGCTGCGGGTGCTGATCGCGGCGGACGCGCGCGCCGAGATCGAGGCGCTGCTCGCGTCGTGGACGCCGGAGCGCCCCGACGAGATGCTCGAGGTCGCGCGCGCGTGGCTGGTGCTCGGCGAGCCCGAGAACGCGGCGGAGCTGGCCGAGACCGCGCTCGCGAGCGGCAGCGGCGCCGATGCGCGCGTCGTGCTCGCGCGCGCCCGCCTGGCGCAAGGCCGGCTCGGTGATGCGGCGACGATCGCCGCGGCGGTGCCCGCGGGCGCGTCGGCGTACGAAGAGGCGCGCGCGATCGTCGCGGACGCGATCACCCAGGGCGGCCTCCCTGCGCTCGCCGACGAGCTCCGCGAAGGGCGCTGA
- a CDS encoding DUF481 domain-containing protein, producing the protein MLSRIETVIAALALAGIASLGWAEPALAQPAAAAQHTEAIAAPPEEDADDEVFTIQLGGTLNFGNSRSLQLAGATNFLIHRDQHLFTLDLQATLGLAALRDNTTREWSDFEDNARNILGRLRYDFFLDPDDALFASVGGRHDTFAGLDFRFQGQLGYLRNIFREGPANEHRLWGELGFDVTVDDRYPNPLPNPAADPETCGMVIDGMPTPACFLPNLQDQYSVRVFLGYDNHMNEAWQFRTGLEALFDVVDGENVRLTSISEFRLRIDNNLAAGLRFTLLFDNVPVPGTDSVDTTTVLTLVYTLL; encoded by the coding sequence ATGCTGTCGAGGATCGAGACCGTCATCGCCGCGCTCGCGCTCGCGGGCATCGCATCGTTGGGCTGGGCCGAGCCCGCGCTCGCTCAGCCAGCCGCGGCCGCGCAGCACACCGAGGCGATCGCCGCGCCGCCCGAGGAGGACGCCGACGACGAGGTGTTCACGATCCAGCTCGGCGGTACGCTGAACTTCGGCAACAGCCGCTCGCTGCAGCTCGCGGGCGCGACGAACTTCCTGATCCACCGCGACCAGCACCTCTTCACGCTCGATCTGCAGGCGACGCTCGGGCTCGCGGCGCTCCGCGACAACACGACGCGCGAGTGGTCGGACTTCGAGGACAACGCGCGCAACATCCTCGGGCGCCTGCGCTACGACTTCTTCCTCGATCCCGACGACGCGCTCTTCGCGTCGGTCGGCGGGCGCCACGACACGTTCGCGGGCCTCGACTTCCGGTTCCAGGGCCAGCTCGGCTACCTGCGGAACATCTTCCGCGAGGGCCCGGCGAACGAGCATCGCCTCTGGGGCGAGCTCGGCTTCGACGTGACGGTCGACGATCGGTATCCGAACCCGCTGCCGAACCCCGCGGCGGATCCCGAGACGTGCGGGATGGTGATCGACGGGATGCCGACGCCCGCGTGCTTCCTGCCGAACCTGCAGGACCAGTACTCGGTCCGCGTGTTCCTCGGCTACGACAACCACATGAACGAGGCCTGGCAGTTCCGCACCGGCCTCGAGGCGCTCTTCGACGTCGTCGACGGCGAGAACGTGCGCCTCACGTCGATCAGCGAGTTCCGCCTGCGCATCGACAACAACCTCGCGGCGGGCCTGCGCTTCACGCTGCTGTTCGACAACGTGCCGGTTCCGGGCACCGACTCGGTCGACACGACGACCGTGCTGACGCTCGTCTACACGCTGCTGTGA
- a CDS encoding NAD(P)/FAD-dependent oxidoreductase, translating to MRRALPEEIELDLGLDEPDDPMSLRARAARILRVPPDALPHVALRKRSIDARGGRVRFHVVLGLREPSDTIALADPQPNDVRGEPRVVIVGDGPCGLFAAYQLARDGIACVVVDRGKTVQPRRHDLKGLQRRGVVDPDSNYCFGEGGAGTYSDGKLYTRSHKRGPVRDVMEILALHGAPEDILVDARPHIGSNKLPKVVSGIRERLEQHGVRFEFGAKVVDLITTPHGRHRRVTGVRLDDGRELGADAVVMATGHSARDVFELLLRAGVTLEAKPFALGVRIEHPQPLIDRIQYGRDFEHPKLPAASYKIVQQVEERGVFSFCMCPGGWIVPASTEPDGLVVNGMSLSRRDSPYANSGLVVSCEVEDWERAGFRGPLGGVELQRTIERAAMQAGNGMLKAPATRATDFVRGHASSSAPSSSYLPGLEPTNVADVLDVAGISFSKRLREALGAFDRRMRGYVGEDAVLVGVESRTSAPVRVPRDPETLLSPSLDGLYPAGEGAGYAGGIVSAALDGMRVAHAIAERLRITISA from the coding sequence GTGCGCCGCGCGCTTCCCGAGGAGATCGAGCTCGATCTCGGGCTCGACGAGCCCGACGATCCGATGTCGCTGCGCGCCCGCGCCGCGCGCATCCTGCGCGTCCCGCCCGACGCGCTGCCCCACGTCGCGTTGCGCAAGCGCTCGATCGACGCGCGTGGTGGGCGCGTGCGCTTCCACGTCGTGCTCGGCCTGCGTGAGCCGAGCGACACGATCGCGCTCGCCGATCCCCAGCCGAACGACGTGCGCGGCGAGCCGCGCGTCGTGATCGTCGGCGACGGACCGTGTGGTCTCTTCGCGGCGTACCAGCTCGCGCGCGACGGGATCGCGTGTGTGGTCGTCGATCGCGGCAAGACCGTCCAGCCGCGCCGCCACGACCTGAAGGGCCTGCAGCGCCGCGGCGTCGTCGACCCCGACAGCAACTACTGCTTCGGCGAGGGCGGCGCGGGCACGTACTCCGACGGCAAGCTCTACACGCGCTCGCACAAGCGCGGCCCGGTGCGCGACGTGATGGAGATCCTCGCGCTCCACGGCGCGCCCGAGGACATCCTCGTCGACGCGCGCCCGCACATCGGCTCGAACAAGCTGCCCAAGGTCGTCTCCGGGATCCGCGAGCGCCTCGAGCAGCATGGCGTGCGCTTCGAGTTCGGCGCGAAGGTCGTCGACCTGATCACGACGCCGCACGGCCGACACCGTCGCGTCACCGGCGTGCGGCTCGACGACGGTCGCGAGCTCGGCGCGGACGCGGTGGTGATGGCGACCGGGCACTCCGCGCGCGACGTGTTCGAGCTGCTGCTGCGCGCGGGCGTGACCCTCGAGGCGAAGCCGTTCGCGCTCGGCGTGCGCATCGAGCACCCGCAGCCGCTGATCGATCGCATCCAGTACGGGCGCGACTTCGAGCACCCGAAGCTCCCCGCGGCCTCCTACAAGATCGTGCAGCAGGTCGAGGAGCGCGGTGTCTTCTCGTTCTGCATGTGCCCCGGCGGATGGATCGTGCCCGCGTCGACCGAGCCCGACGGGCTCGTGGTCAACGGCATGAGCCTCTCGCGGCGCGACTCGCCCTACGCGAACTCGGGGCTCGTGGTGTCGTGCGAGGTCGAGGACTGGGAGCGCGCCGGCTTCCGCGGCCCGCTCGGCGGCGTCGAGCTCCAGCGCACGATCGAGCGCGCCGCGATGCAGGCGGGCAACGGCATGCTCAAGGCGCCCGCGACGCGCGCCACCGACTTCGTGCGCGGCCACGCATCGAGCAGCGCGCCGTCGTCGAGCTACCTACCGGGGCTCGAGCCGACGAACGTCGCCGACGTGCTCGACGTCGCGGGCATCTCGTTCAGCAAGCGCTTGCGCGAGGCGCTCGGCGCGTTCGATCGCCGCATGCGCGGCTACGTCGGCGAGGACGCGGTGCTCGTCGGCGTCGAGTCGCGCACCAGCGCGCCGGTGCGCGTGCCGCGCGACCCCGAGACGCTGCTGTCGCCGTCGCTCGACGGGCTCTATCCGGCGGGCGAGGGCGCGGGCTACGCGGGCGGCATCGTGAGCGCGGCGCTCGACGGCATGCGCGTCGCGCACGCGATCGCCGAGCGGCTGCGCATCACGATCAGCGCCTGA
- a CDS encoding response regulator gives MSKPIPAVKVLVVDDDKEICDYMETFLAKDGFQVTAKNDPTHVEEEVRIGGYHLVVLDLMMPKMDGLDVLKRIRKVDSDIAVVIFTGYPSLDSAVQAMKLDAVDYLRKPFNPEEFRAVLDRVMRKKGLIRTPEENLHRHIGETIRNLRKERNLTLKQMARRTALSVSLLSQIERAESSASISSLYKIAVALDVRIGDLFGDF, from the coding sequence GTGAGCAAGCCGATTCCTGCGGTCAAGGTCCTCGTCGTCGACGACGACAAGGAGATCTGCGACTACATGGAGACCTTCCTCGCGAAGGACGGTTTCCAGGTCACCGCGAAGAACGATCCGACACACGTCGAGGAAGAGGTCCGCATCGGCGGTTACCACCTCGTCGTGCTCGACTTGATGATGCCGAAGATGGACGGGCTCGACGTCCTCAAGCGCATCCGCAAGGTCGACTCGGACATCGCGGTCGTCATCTTCACCGGCTATCCGAGCCTCGACTCCGCCGTGCAGGCGATGAAGCTCGACGCCGTCGACTACCTGCGGAAGCCCTTCAACCCCGAAGAGTTCCGCGCGGTGCTCGACCGCGTGATGCGCAAGAAGGGTCTCATCCGCACGCCGGAGGAGAACCTCCACCGGCACATCGGCGAGACGATCCGCAACCTGCGCAAGGAGCGGAACCTGACGCTGAAGCAGATGGCGCGGCGCACCGCGCTCAGCGTGTCGCTGCTCAGCCAGATCGAGCGCGCGGAGTCGAGCGCGTCGATCAGCTCGCTCTACAAGATCGCCGTCGCGCTCGACGTGCGCATCGGCGATCTGTTCGGCGACTTCTGA
- the metK gene encoding methionine adenosyltransferase, whose protein sequence is MQSGFVFSSESVSEGHPDKLCDRISDAVVGHYLRLDPRARVVAECAISTGIVFVSVRARSRASSVDVVDVVRATIRGIGYRDPALDADRCAVMTSIAEVPPAWRSGERVSPPLDDDEIDELTAQDQATVFGYACRQTPELMPLPIALAHALVRRMDVLRHRGDLPELDADAKVQVSIEYAERRPRRVHAITLLASQQSDGDGLTRRLERHLRERVIEPVFAEREIRPDAHTRIAVNPDGPIVHGGPAHHAGLTGRKTAVDTYGEYARHSGAALSGKDPSRIDRSGAYAARHAAKNVVAAGLADQCEIALTYGIGLADPVSVQVETWGTATIPEDELAARVLRAIDLRVGAILQRLALRRLAQRDERGFYPALATYGHFGREDLRAPWEVLDAVDALRAS, encoded by the coding sequence ATGCAGTCGGGCTTCGTGTTCTCGTCGGAGTCGGTGAGCGAGGGACACCCCGACAAGCTCTGCGATCGCATCAGCGACGCGGTGGTCGGGCACTACCTGCGCCTCGATCCCCGGGCGCGCGTCGTCGCCGAGTGCGCCATCTCCACCGGCATCGTGTTCGTGAGCGTGCGCGCGCGCTCGCGCGCCAGCTCGGTCGACGTCGTCGACGTCGTGCGCGCGACGATCCGCGGCATCGGGTATCGCGACCCCGCGCTCGACGCCGATCGCTGCGCCGTGATGACGAGCATCGCCGAGGTCCCGCCCGCGTGGCGATCCGGAGAGCGCGTGAGCCCGCCGCTCGACGACGACGAGATCGACGAGCTGACCGCGCAGGATCAAGCGACGGTCTTCGGCTACGCGTGCCGTCAGACGCCCGAGCTGATGCCGCTCCCGATCGCGCTCGCGCACGCGCTGGTACGCCGCATGGACGTGCTCCGTCATCGCGGCGATCTCCCCGAGCTCGACGCCGACGCGAAGGTGCAGGTGAGCATCGAGTACGCGGAGCGCCGCCCGCGGCGCGTGCACGCGATCACGTTGCTCGCGAGCCAGCAGAGCGACGGCGACGGCCTCACGCGGCGGCTCGAGCGTCATCTTCGCGAGCGCGTGATCGAGCCGGTGTTCGCCGAGCGCGAGATCCGCCCCGACGCGCACACCCGCATCGCGGTGAACCCCGACGGACCGATCGTGCACGGCGGTCCGGCGCACCACGCCGGGCTCACCGGACGCAAGACCGCGGTCGACACCTACGGCGAGTACGCGCGCCACAGCGGCGCGGCGCTCTCCGGCAAAGATCCTTCGCGCATCGATCGCTCGGGCGCGTACGCCGCGCGCCACGCCGCGAAGAACGTCGTCGCCGCCGGGCTCGCGGATCAATGCGAGATCGCGCTCACCTACGGCATCGGTCTCGCCGATCCCGTCAGCGTGCAGGTCGAGACGTGGGGCACCGCGACGATCCCCGAGGACGAGCTCGCCGCGCGCGTGCTGCGCGCCATCGATCTGCGGGTGGGCGCGATCCTGCAGCGGCTCGCGCTGCGTCGCCTCGCGCAGCGCGACGAGCGCGGGTTCTATCCCGCGCTCGCGACGTACGGGCACTTCGGGCGCGAAGATCTGCGCGCGCCCTGGGAGGTGCTCGACGCCGTCGACGCGCTGCGCGCGTCGTGA
- a CDS encoding cation-translocating P-type ATPase encodes MRDADESAIGGTRVVHARVPGRVRLAIGAIRRRGDEARRVEACARALPGVHAARARAHTGALLIEFDPARTSISAIVGALRVSAPERHAPGVTRVGPLHALASALRARSLIDDTWEIDLVALGRALAASAPASAAPVAPAPSTAPAWHAMSAQDVLAEVGSSERGLDDAEASARGEHDGPNALRAETRRSELAIFVAQLRSGPVALLAGSALLSVATGGLADAGVIALVVAANAGIGWLTESRAERTLGELGRTGPRRARVLRKGAVVEVDAEALVVGDVLVLAAGTLLAADARVIAADALFVDESSLTGESAPVEKRAIESEREDVPLADRHAMVFRGTVITGGSAHAVVIAIGDATEIGRIRALAAEIGAHETPMQRELRELGAKLVWTASAVCAGVLGVSLLRGHTLRQALTSSISLAVAAVPEGLPTVAITTLALGVRRMREHGVLVRQLHAVEALGSVQTLCLDKTGTITENRMSVEQVCVAGRCVRAGDATLGDHDVRALLEALALNNEVELDHAPDGTPVLVGSPTETALVRLALDRGLDVAALRAERPIERVRPRSEGRGTMATRHGALLVVKGRPSEVLAASARRLRDGQEEALDEAARAALERANATLAGEGHRVLALARRALADDDDPDDERDLVHLGLVAMSDPPREGLEALMRTFHRARIETAMITGDQPATAHAIAKRVGLAHEGRVDLLDATRIDAMDPALLRALAPRVQVFARVSPSQKLAIVRALQEGGRIVAMTGDGVNDAPALRAANVGVAMGRAGSDAARELADVVLLDDRLETMAIAIEHGRAIHDDVAKAVRFVVATNASEILLTAIGVASGLGEPLTPLQLLWLNVLTDVLPELALAIEPPERDVLGRPPRDPDAPMFGGRELGRVAIEGGVITASALASFVWARTRWGPGPRASSFAFASLSASQLVHAVHARSTRHVIWDRERLPPNRAVPLTIAGSLALQMAAERLPLVRRVLGTAPIGPGGWLVALGSAAATLLTNEALKARWRRDEEE; translated from the coding sequence CTGCTGATCGAGTTCGATCCCGCGCGCACGAGCATCTCCGCGATCGTCGGCGCGCTGCGCGTGAGCGCGCCCGAGCGTCACGCGCCGGGCGTCACGCGCGTCGGCCCGTTGCACGCGCTCGCGTCGGCGCTGCGCGCTCGCTCGCTGATCGACGACACGTGGGAGATCGATCTCGTCGCGCTCGGGCGTGCGCTCGCCGCGTCCGCGCCCGCGTCGGCTGCGCCCGTCGCGCCGGCGCCGAGCACCGCGCCCGCATGGCACGCGATGTCCGCGCAGGACGTGCTCGCCGAGGTCGGGAGCTCCGAGCGCGGGCTCGACGACGCCGAAGCGAGCGCGCGCGGCGAGCACGACGGGCCCAACGCGCTCCGCGCCGAGACGCGCCGATCGGAGCTCGCGATCTTCGTCGCGCAGCTTCGGAGCGGGCCCGTCGCGCTGCTCGCGGGCTCGGCGCTCCTCTCGGTCGCGACCGGCGGCCTCGCCGACGCGGGCGTGATCGCGCTCGTCGTCGCGGCGAACGCGGGCATCGGATGGCTCACCGAGAGCCGCGCCGAGCGCACGCTCGGAGAGCTCGGACGCACCGGTCCGCGGCGCGCGCGCGTGCTGCGCAAGGGCGCGGTCGTCGAGGTCGACGCCGAGGCGCTGGTCGTGGGCGACGTGCTGGTGCTCGCCGCGGGCACGCTGCTCGCGGCCGACGCGCGCGTGATCGCGGCGGACGCGCTTTTCGTTGACGAGTCGTCGCTCACGGGCGAGAGCGCACCGGTCGAGAAGCGCGCGATCGAGAGTGAGCGCGAGGACGTCCCGCTCGCCGATCGACACGCGATGGTGTTCCGCGGCACCGTCATCACCGGAGGGAGCGCGCACGCGGTGGTGATCGCGATCGGCGACGCGACCGAGATCGGCCGCATCCGCGCGCTCGCCGCGGAGATCGGCGCGCACGAGACGCCGATGCAGCGCGAGCTGCGCGAGCTCGGGGCGAAGCTGGTGTGGACCGCGAGCGCGGTCTGCGCGGGCGTGCTCGGCGTGTCGCTGCTGCGCGGCCACACGCTGCGCCAGGCGCTCACGAGCTCGATCTCGCTCGCGGTCGCCGCGGTGCCCGAGGGGCTGCCGACCGTCGCGATCACGACGCTCGCGCTCGGCGTGCGGCGCATGCGCGAGCACGGCGTGCTGGTGCGCCAGCTCCACGCGGTCGAAGCGCTCGGCTCGGTGCAGACGCTCTGCCTCGACAAGACCGGGACCATCACCGAGAACCGCATGTCGGTGGAGCAGGTCTGCGTCGCCGGGCGCTGCGTGCGCGCGGGCGATGCGACGCTCGGCGACCACGACGTGCGCGCTCTGCTCGAAGCGCTCGCGCTGAACAACGAGGTCGAGCTCGATCACGCGCCCGACGGCACGCCGGTGCTCGTCGGGTCACCGACCGAGACCGCGCTGGTGCGGCTCGCGCTCGACCGCGGGCTCGACGTCGCGGCGCTCCGCGCGGAGCGACCGATCGAGCGCGTCCGTCCGCGCAGCGAGGGTCGCGGCACGATGGCGACGCGGCACGGCGCGTTGCTCGTGGTGAAGGGAAGGCCGTCGGAGGTGCTCGCAGCGTCTGCCCGGCGGCTGCGCGACGGCCAGGAAGAGGCGCTCGACGAAGCGGCGCGCGCCGCGCTCGAGCGAGCCAACGCGACGCTCGCGGGGGAGGGCCATCGCGTGCTCGCGCTCGCGCGGCGCGCGCTCGCGGACGACGACGATCCGGACGACGAGCGCGATCTGGTGCACCTCGGGCTCGTCGCGATGTCCGATCCGCCGCGCGAAGGGCTCGAGGCGCTGATGCGCACGTTCCATCGCGCGCGCATCGAGACCGCGATGATCACCGGCGATCAGCCCGCGACCGCGCACGCGATCGCGAAGCGCGTCGGCCTCGCGCACGAAGGGCGCGTCGATCTCCTCGACGCGACGCGCATCGACGCGATGGATCCCGCGCTGCTGCGCGCGCTCGCGCCGCGGGTGCAGGTGTTCGCGCGGGTCAGCCCCTCGCAGAAGCTCGCGATCGTTCGCGCGCTGCAGGAGGGCGGGCGCATCGTCGCGATGACCGGCGACGGAGTGAACGACGCGCCGGCGCTGCGCGCCGCGAACGTCGGCGTCGCGATGGGGCGCGCGGGGAGCGACGCGGCGCGCGAGCTCGCGGACGTCGTGCTCCTCGACGATCGCCTCGAGACGATGGCGATCGCGATCGAGCACGGCCGCGCGATCCACGACGACGTCGCGAAGGCGGTGCGCTTCGTCGTGGCGACGAACGCGAGCGAGATCCTGCTGACCGCGATCGGCGTGGCGAGCGGCCTCGGCGAGCCGCTCACGCCGCTGCAGCTGCTGTGGCTGAACGTGCTCACCGACGTGCTCCCCGAGCTCGCGCTCGCGATCGAGCCTCCCGAGCGCGACGTGCTCGGACGCCCGCCGCGCGATCCCGACGCGCCGATGTTCGGTGGTCGCGAGCTCGGACGCGTCGCGATCGAAGGCGGCGTGATCACCGCGTCGGCGCTCGCGTCGTTCGTGTGGGCGCGCACCCGCTGGGGCCCGGGCCCGCGCGCGAGCTCGTTCGCGTTCGCGAGCCTGTCTGCGAGCCAGCTCGTGCACGCGGTGCACGCGCGCTCGACGCGCCACGTGATCTGGGATCGCGAGCGCCTGCCGCCCAACCGCGCGGTGCCGCTGACGATCGCGGGCTCGCTCGCGCTGCAGATGGCGGCGGAGCGGCTGCCGCTCGTTCGTCGCGTGCTCGGGACCGCGCCGATCGGGCCCGGGGGTTGGCTCGTCGCGCTGGGCAGCGCGGCTGCGACGCTGCTGACGAACGAGGCGCTGAAGGCGCGCTGGCGCCGCGACGAAGAAGAGTGA
- a CDS encoding DUF5132 domain-containing protein — translation MSKRDMWIGIAVGAGAVLAAPLVLPVAGAIARPLVRETIKLGFVVAELARERGAVALEALEDLIAEAREDARIAIEAREEPRGRGARRGGDGARQRGAEPS, via the coding sequence ATGAGCAAGAGAGACATGTGGATCGGGATCGCAGTCGGCGCCGGCGCGGTGCTCGCGGCGCCGCTCGTGCTGCCGGTCGCGGGCGCGATCGCGCGACCGCTGGTGCGCGAGACGATCAAGCTCGGCTTCGTCGTCGCGGAGCTCGCGCGCGAGCGCGGCGCGGTCGCGCTCGAGGCGCTCGAGGATCTGATCGCCGAAGCCCGCGAGGACGCGCGGATCGCGATCGAAGCGCGCGAAGAGCCCCGCGGTCGCGGCGCACGCCGCGGCGGAGACGGAGCGCGACAGCGCGGAGCCGAGCCCTCGTGA